The Spirosoma radiotolerans genome has a window encoding:
- a CDS encoding DUF885 domain-containing protein, with the protein MMQRLLLPLLIATMIGCNSKKSEQTTTANTDFATVLDDYYEQRLKLFPIEATQQGDNRYNDQLPNDISQAFLGQTKAFYTNTLEKLNSFDREKLSDEDKISYDILKRELALQLEQYPFHQEEIPFNQFTGLTLSFGQLGSGEGSQPFKTVKDYDDWLKRVSAFSVWGDTAITAFRKGIATGRVLPKSLVVKMIPQMTDLVVSDPTKSLFYGPIKKLPSTFSAADKDRLTAAYKKAISEQIVPTYQKLGTFLTTEYLPKARTTSGIDVLPQGPELYRYLVRTWTTTNDTPDQIYAIGLNEVARIRGEMEKVKTQVGFKGTLDEFFTHLKTDKKFYPYKQPKEVLDAFHTILARIEPNLKKLFINTPKSEFEIRQTEKFREASASAEYNQALADGSRPGIFYVPIPDATNFNVTSGMESLFLHEAIPGHHYQVSLQQENTKLPKFRRFAWYGAYGEGWALYCESLGKELGIYTDPYQYMGALGDEIHRAIRLVVDVGLHTKHMTREQAIKYMMDNEPIAEQGATAEIERYMAIPGQALSYKIGALKIRELRTKYEKQLGDKFSLAAFHDEFLKDGCMPLDVLERKMDAWAERQK; encoded by the coding sequence ATGATGCAACGCCTATTACTACCCTTACTGATCGCCACCATGATTGGCTGTAATTCGAAGAAGAGCGAACAAACAACCACCGCAAACACGGACTTCGCGACCGTTCTGGACGACTATTATGAACAGCGGTTGAAACTGTTTCCCATAGAGGCTACCCAGCAGGGAGACAACCGGTATAATGACCAGCTTCCCAATGATATTTCCCAAGCGTTTCTGGGTCAGACCAAGGCGTTCTATACCAACACCTTAGAAAAGCTGAATTCGTTTGACCGGGAAAAGTTATCCGATGAGGACAAGATTTCTTACGATATCCTCAAACGTGAATTAGCCCTGCAACTGGAACAATACCCATTCCATCAGGAAGAAATACCGTTCAATCAGTTCACCGGGCTAACGCTGAGTTTTGGCCAATTGGGCAGTGGCGAGGGGTCACAACCCTTTAAAACGGTCAAGGATTATGACGACTGGCTAAAGCGTGTTTCCGCCTTTAGTGTCTGGGGCGATACGGCCATCACGGCATTCCGAAAGGGAATAGCGACCGGACGGGTACTCCCCAAGAGCCTGGTTGTCAAAATGATTCCACAAATGACCGATCTGGTCGTGAGTGATCCGACAAAGAGTCTCTTTTATGGCCCGATCAAAAAACTGCCATCAACCTTCAGCGCGGCCGATAAAGACCGGCTGACGGCTGCCTATAAGAAAGCCATCAGCGAGCAAATCGTGCCCACTTACCAAAAGCTGGGAACTTTTTTGACGACCGAATACCTGCCTAAAGCCCGCACGACGTCGGGCATCGATGTACTACCGCAGGGCCCGGAACTATACCGGTATTTGGTCAGAACCTGGACCACCACCAACGACACACCCGATCAAATCTACGCGATTGGGCTGAACGAAGTGGCCCGGATTCGGGGGGAGATGGAAAAGGTGAAAACGCAGGTTGGCTTCAAAGGCACGCTGGACGAATTCTTCACACACCTCAAAACCGACAAGAAATTTTATCCCTACAAACAGCCCAAGGAGGTTCTGGACGCGTTTCATACCATTCTGGCGAGGATTGAGCCGAATTTAAAAAAGCTGTTCATCAACACGCCCAAATCAGAATTCGAGATTCGGCAGACCGAGAAGTTCCGGGAAGCCTCCGCCAGCGCCGAGTACAACCAGGCATTGGCCGATGGCAGTCGGCCGGGGATTTTTTACGTGCCCATCCCAGATGCCACCAACTTCAACGTCACGTCGGGTATGGAATCGCTGTTTTTGCACGAAGCGATTCCAGGGCACCATTACCAGGTATCGCTGCAACAGGAAAACACCAAATTGCCAAAGTTTCGTCGGTTTGCGTGGTATGGCGCCTACGGCGAAGGCTGGGCGTTGTACTGCGAATCGTTGGGCAAAGAACTGGGTATCTACACCGACCCTTATCAGTACATGGGTGCACTGGGCGATGAAATTCACCGGGCGATTCGGCTGGTTGTTGACGTAGGCTTACACACGAAGCACATGACGCGCGAACAGGCCATCAAGTACATGATGGACAACGAACCCATTGCCGAACAGGGCGCTACGGCTGAAATTGAGCGCTACATGGCGATTCCGGGTCAGGCGCTGTCGTACAAAATCGGAGCCCTGAAAATCCGCGAACTGCGCACGAAATACGAAAAGCAGCTTGGCGACAAATTTAGTCTGGCCGCCTTTCACGACGAGTTTCTCAAAGACGGCTGTATGCCACTCGATGTGCTGGAACGCAAGATGGATGCCTGGGCCGAGCGTCAGAAGTAA
- a CDS encoding FtsW/RodA/SpoVE family cell cycle protein, with translation MKSFDRLYLLSASIMLGLLFIRLYINLLPTLDQAKQAYTAGQSLNLDKGVKSSAIRRLLTSGNYYTDSRDIDLVADSLPAKLVRNGTLDNLGALNKRTFSVMAPLTWRSRIGGADFQSRLRLSRQQMGFDSVLYNRELTNPKTYPAVVQVGSGTVSFDGRVSRDDRPLSGVLVQLKRHPATAQPDTLPDRFVYARTDTDGRFTFAGLKSGAGYSVVPLKPGFEFGSRRGTAHLTTHQHVDFTARPHQLRLIGSTVYGQLKTDQVLTVRTPASFTWLFWGIVAAFFLAFWVVNGVWSIRRFHPDPFLLPIIMLLTGLSVLTLLAIQDPLQDTLFAGQTLQGVIVGLAGMTILSQLNVGRFYATWRYDWLFTLRSRSSVRRSGWTWLVLAAGLAALTLLVGSGPEGSGVRVNLSLLGLTFQPSEITKYLLLLFFAGFFAANEQQLRQLPDLRWRFAVSFGALAGAGLLMLLYLLLGDMGPALVVCFTFLLFYSIARGNLPLTLATGVGYGIALWLLPGAVATLLCLLAVIGYMFWKGDARSKTGTGWIALLAEAPVLLLLVMAMFAFGDQLPFVGDRLADRKAMWLNPWNNDVYGGDHLAHGYWALASGGWTGQGLGKGFPNAIPAAHTDMILPSLGEELGGLGVVCVFLLFGVLLHRLFLHARRAGQPFSFFLIAGIAIATGVQFLIIAGGSIGLLPLTGISVPFLSYGKISLIINLTAMGAAFSVAHRPGEVAQREYLSTHYDVVLMAGITGFLAGVVVLIGHLLPIVGWRGSAYIVRPARVVTRNGDPVYSYNPRIERLTRALAAGTIYDRTGLVLASSSPETVRQQAAKLQQSGLNADEVEGLTRKRQQRYYPFGNQLFFWLGDLNTQLFWGQSNGYYAEAAHLSELRGFNSRPRKTNLVTTDYRADRFSPSVRQTRTLSVYDYSELAPALRAGLDSREVAERKTQNRDLRLSVNAELQVAIQQALATSDFRNRRVSVVVLDANSGDVLASALHPLPNLQTPDVMQMADRDRLKLPYLVTERDLGMTYPTAPGSTAKILTAMAAFNKLGPSASDVSYSISCEEIIRRGTRESEPCNESVDMRKAIVRSSNVYFIRTANDHKLDNEMADLYLATGMNIDFVGGYSFSDTRTEPERELIRKHWRDSSFVVRRNLYNTMQYPKRYRSEFSGLAWGQGQLTSTPVALARMAGAIANKGVLQPSRYVLEQAGKPLPIGAGQRVARQATYADQLESFMIDQSNPSEGRSKISVARVAGKTGTPERIVQGIRRNDGWFVFFAPTPNGQSHTVVSVRIELGESSAEAVQLANTVVAPILKQRGYLGSF, from the coding sequence ATGAAATCATTTGACCGTTTGTATTTGCTGAGTGCGTCGATCATGTTGGGGCTGCTGTTCATTCGGCTGTACATCAATCTCCTGCCGACACTCGACCAGGCAAAACAAGCATACACCGCCGGGCAGTCGCTTAACCTGGACAAAGGCGTTAAATCATCCGCCATTCGGCGCTTGCTGACGAGTGGCAATTATTATACCGATAGCCGGGATATTGATTTGGTAGCCGACTCCCTACCCGCCAAACTTGTCCGGAACGGAACCCTCGATAACCTGGGAGCACTAAACAAGCGGACGTTTTCGGTAATGGCTCCGCTAACGTGGCGTAGTCGAATTGGTGGTGCCGACTTCCAAAGCCGACTCCGGTTATCACGCCAGCAGATGGGGTTCGACTCGGTGCTGTACAATCGGGAGCTGACCAACCCAAAAACGTATCCTGCCGTCGTTCAGGTTGGGAGTGGAACGGTGTCGTTTGACGGGCGCGTCAGTCGGGACGATCGCCCCCTGTCGGGTGTACTGGTCCAGCTAAAGCGCCACCCGGCAACGGCCCAGCCCGATACGCTTCCTGATCGTTTCGTTTATGCCCGGACGGATACCGACGGCCGATTCACCTTCGCAGGCCTGAAGTCGGGGGCGGGTTATAGTGTTGTCCCGCTGAAACCAGGATTTGAGTTTGGCAGTCGACGCGGCACCGCTCACTTAACCACCCATCAACACGTTGACTTTACCGCCCGACCACACCAGCTTCGACTAATTGGATCGACGGTTTACGGGCAACTAAAAACGGATCAAGTGCTTACCGTCCGGACACCGGCCTCGTTCACCTGGCTGTTTTGGGGTATTGTGGCGGCCTTCTTTCTGGCGTTTTGGGTGGTCAACGGGGTCTGGTCCATTCGGCGCTTCCACCCTGACCCCTTTTTGTTACCGATAATAATGCTCCTCACGGGCTTATCGGTCTTAACCCTGCTGGCTATTCAGGATCCGTTGCAGGACACACTCTTTGCCGGACAAACGTTACAAGGCGTCATCGTCGGCTTGGCCGGAATGACCATTTTATCCCAGCTTAATGTAGGTCGTTTCTACGCTACCTGGCGCTATGACTGGCTGTTTACTTTACGAAGCCGGTCTTCAGTCCGACGATCGGGCTGGACATGGCTGGTGCTGGCGGCTGGCCTGGCTGCACTGACGTTGCTTGTTGGGTCCGGTCCCGAAGGAAGCGGAGTACGGGTGAACCTGTCACTGCTGGGGTTGACATTTCAGCCAAGTGAGATCACTAAATACCTGTTGCTGTTATTTTTCGCCGGGTTCTTTGCGGCCAATGAACAGCAACTGCGGCAACTTCCTGATTTGCGCTGGCGCTTCGCCGTTAGTTTCGGGGCGCTGGCCGGAGCCGGTTTGCTCATGTTGCTTTACTTACTGCTGGGCGACATGGGCCCGGCGCTGGTGGTGTGTTTTACGTTTCTGCTTTTCTATAGCATTGCCCGGGGGAATCTTCCCCTTACCCTCGCCACAGGTGTTGGCTATGGTATAGCGCTTTGGCTCCTGCCGGGTGCCGTAGCCACGCTACTTTGTTTGCTGGCGGTGATTGGCTACATGTTCTGGAAAGGCGACGCTCGCTCGAAGACAGGCACCGGCTGGATTGCGCTGCTGGCAGAAGCCCCGGTATTGCTGCTGCTGGTGATGGCCATGTTTGCTTTCGGCGATCAATTGCCTTTTGTGGGCGATCGGCTGGCCGACCGGAAAGCCATGTGGCTTAATCCCTGGAATAATGATGTGTATGGGGGCGATCACCTGGCACACGGTTACTGGGCGCTGGCATCCGGCGGCTGGACTGGGCAGGGCCTGGGCAAAGGATTTCCCAACGCCATTCCTGCCGCCCACACCGACATGATTCTGCCCAGCCTGGGCGAAGAGCTGGGTGGTCTGGGCGTCGTTTGCGTGTTCCTGCTGTTTGGCGTATTGCTGCACCGGCTGTTTCTTCATGCCCGTCGGGCGGGCCAGCCGTTTAGCTTTTTCCTGATTGCTGGGATTGCCATTGCCACGGGCGTTCAGTTTTTGATTATCGCGGGCGGCTCAATCGGGTTGCTGCCGCTGACGGGTATCAGTGTACCCTTTTTGAGCTATGGCAAAATCTCGCTTATCATTAACCTGACGGCTATGGGCGCTGCCTTTAGTGTCGCGCATCGACCGGGCGAGGTGGCCCAACGAGAATACCTGTCAACCCATTATGATGTTGTGCTCATGGCAGGCATCACCGGGTTTTTGGCGGGTGTCGTTGTGCTTATTGGTCATTTACTGCCCATCGTAGGCTGGCGGGGTAGTGCCTACATTGTACGTCCGGCCCGAGTGGTAACCCGCAACGGCGATCCCGTTTACAGTTATAACCCGCGTATCGAACGACTTACTCGAGCCCTGGCGGCAGGCACGATTTATGACCGGACGGGTCTGGTGCTGGCATCGAGTTCGCCCGAAACCGTTAGGCAACAAGCAGCCAAACTCCAGCAGAGCGGCCTCAACGCTGACGAGGTCGAAGGGCTAACCAGAAAACGGCAACAACGTTATTACCCCTTCGGCAACCAACTTTTTTTCTGGCTGGGTGACCTTAATACGCAACTCTTTTGGGGGCAAAGCAACGGATATTATGCCGAAGCCGCTCACCTCAGCGAGTTACGGGGCTTCAATAGTCGCCCTCGAAAAACAAACCTCGTCACGACCGACTACCGGGCCGACCGCTTCAGTCCGTCCGTTCGGCAAACGCGTACCTTGTCTGTGTATGATTACAGCGAGCTGGCTCCCGCCCTTCGGGCCGGGCTGGATAGTCGTGAGGTGGCTGAGCGAAAAACCCAAAACCGCGATCTGCGCCTGAGTGTCAATGCGGAACTTCAGGTGGCCATTCAACAGGCACTGGCCACGTCCGACTTCCGCAACCGGCGGGTATCGGTTGTGGTGCTCGATGCGAATTCGGGCGATGTGCTGGCATCGGCGCTACACCCGCTTCCCAACCTGCAAACGCCAGACGTGATGCAGATGGCGGACCGGGATCGCCTAAAATTACCTTACCTGGTGACAGAGCGCGACCTAGGCATGACCTATCCAACCGCCCCTGGATCGACCGCTAAAATACTGACCGCCATGGCGGCTTTCAATAAACTGGGCCCGTCCGCATCCGACGTTAGCTATTCTATTTCGTGTGAGGAAATCATCCGCCGGGGCACCCGCGAATCAGAACCCTGCAATGAATCTGTCGATATGCGGAAAGCCATTGTCCGGTCGAGCAATGTCTATTTTATTCGGACGGCCAACGACCATAAGCTCGACAATGAAATGGCGGATCTGTACCTAGCTACCGGCATGAACATCGACTTCGTAGGCGGCTACTCTTTCTCCGATACGCGCACAGAACCCGAGCGTGAGCTCATTCGAAAACACTGGCGCGATTCTTCTTTTGTCGTCCGGCGAAATCTCTATAACACTATGCAATACCCCAAACGGTACCGCAGTGAGTTCTCGGGGCTGGCCTGGGGACAGGGGCAACTTACCTCGACTCCAGTCGCCCTGGCCCGTATGGCAGGGGCTATTGCCAACAAAGGCGTGCTGCAACCATCGCGGTATGTGCTGGAGCAGGCGGGAAAACCACTACCCATTGGAGCCGGTCAGCGAGTAGCTCGCCAGGCCACTTATGCCGACCAGCTTGAGTCATTCATGATCGATCAGTCGAATCCATCCGAGGGCCGCAGCAAAATCAGTGTAGCCCGTGTAGCAGGCAAAACTGGCACGCCCGAACGCATTGTGCAGGGCATTCGCCGAAACGACGGCTGGTTCGTGTTTTTCGCCCCAACACCCAATGGACAGTCGCATACGGTCGTTAGTGTCCGTATAGAGTTGGGGGAATCATCCGCCGAAGCTGTCCAACTGGCGAACACCGTGGTGGCACCCATCCTGAAACAGCGCGGGTATTTAGGGAGTTTTTGA
- a CDS encoding FHA domain-containing protein, whose product MSLLDTIKNLFGFTPTSPAQATRPAVQAFDLEKTDSQEPISEPPKPISQGPPPAGQRRDQMLHFIVDKLRPYQNEPETAPIGVTLCLVATNPEEEAIDRVALWASQPGKFQKELSRQLADNYIKLPNDWRFEYAFYQAILPETTYREGNLGLIVLDKAKASQTPSLARVVTLTGQTEQTDYVLDPTQKTSFCIGRGRSSQTTTGRIRTNDIVILNDNDPGFDPQRGAENGAVSRAHATIRYDTTRRQYSLLVDAGGLPASGNKTKIFHPDNSIERADIAGMGYPLQSGDQIELGGAVTLLFELS is encoded by the coding sequence ATGAGCCTACTAGACACGATAAAAAACCTGTTCGGCTTTACGCCTACTTCACCAGCGCAGGCAACCAGGCCAGCGGTTCAGGCTTTTGATTTGGAGAAAACGGACAGTCAAGAACCGATCTCAGAACCACCCAAACCCATTTCGCAAGGGCCACCGCCCGCTGGTCAGCGACGGGATCAGATGCTTCACTTCATCGTTGATAAGCTGCGTCCATACCAGAATGAACCCGAGACGGCTCCTATAGGGGTGACCTTGTGCCTTGTTGCGACCAATCCAGAGGAAGAAGCGATTGACCGGGTTGCTTTATGGGCTAGTCAGCCCGGAAAGTTTCAAAAAGAACTCAGCCGACAGCTCGCAGACAATTACATCAAACTACCCAACGACTGGCGTTTCGAGTACGCGTTTTACCAGGCTATACTACCCGAAACGACTTACCGGGAGGGTAATCTGGGGTTGATCGTTCTCGACAAAGCCAAAGCGTCGCAAACTCCTTCGCTGGCTCGGGTAGTAACCTTAACCGGGCAAACTGAACAGACCGACTACGTACTGGACCCTACGCAGAAGACCAGTTTCTGTATTGGTCGGGGACGTTCTTCCCAAACGACAACTGGTCGTATTCGAACAAACGACATCGTTATCCTGAATGACAACGACCCCGGTTTTGATCCGCAACGGGGGGCAGAGAACGGAGCCGTCAGCCGCGCCCACGCCACGATTCGGTACGACACGACCCGACGGCAATATTCGCTCCTTGTCGATGCAGGCGGGTTACCGGCCAGTGGCAACAAAACGAAGATCTTCCACCCGGACAATAGCATTGAACGAGCCGATATTGCCGGGATGGGCTACCCGCTTCAGTCCGGCGACCAGATTGAGTTAGGGGGCGCTGTTACGCTTTTGTTTGAATTGTCCTGA
- a CDS encoding serine/threonine-protein kinase translates to MPTVSVNTHFPGYEIIGELGRSNARVLKARHLESGDLVAIKHFTLHTDPETLRRFRVESEIMTGIRHPNVVRVRDVQLDMPLPFIVMEWVEGGSLRTLIDKQGRLTVATTIRLGLQMSEAFHAIHPQGIIHRDIKPENILYRPLPSGELHFLITDFGVARIREQSQTMTGQSLMTYEYASPEQFDNPKGVDVATDYYSLGVVLYECLAGKVPFSMAETAGMATFMSQVLHTPPPALSLPSGQYLPPSLTTLLDWTLVKNPAERLSDVTELALLLGQANVELLQANRSGQRQAPVAPRSQTLVAPAPVPEPVNAYEYEPMEESPANTTNWSIILAALFVVVLAVFGVLYKMRHKEAPAQTLPDSTVTNTDSLSSDEIATDSTAAPFQESTEEEPATDSVITNSPPSETTINTTSAPPVDSTAVPDSSRQ, encoded by the coding sequence ATGCCAACTGTCAGTGTAAATACCCATTTCCCAGGCTATGAAATCATTGGTGAGCTGGGGCGTTCCAACGCCCGTGTTCTGAAGGCCCGCCATCTGGAATCAGGCGACCTGGTCGCCATAAAACACTTTACCCTGCACACAGACCCGGAAACGCTTCGGCGGTTTCGGGTCGAATCAGAGATCATGACTGGTATTCGCCACCCGAACGTGGTACGGGTTCGCGACGTACAACTGGATATGCCCCTGCCCTTCATTGTTATGGAATGGGTAGAAGGCGGTAGTTTGCGAACACTTATCGACAAACAGGGGCGATTGACCGTGGCCACAACCATCCGATTGGGGTTACAGATGTCCGAAGCCTTTCATGCCATTCATCCGCAGGGTATTATCCACCGGGATATTAAGCCCGAGAATATTCTGTATCGGCCCTTGCCCAGCGGGGAACTGCATTTTCTCATCACCGACTTTGGCGTGGCCCGCATTCGGGAGCAATCGCAAACTATGACGGGTCAGTCGCTGATGACCTATGAATATGCCTCGCCGGAGCAGTTCGACAACCCCAAAGGCGTTGATGTGGCGACGGATTACTATTCTCTGGGCGTTGTGCTTTATGAATGCCTGGCTGGAAAAGTACCCTTCTCGATGGCCGAAACAGCGGGAATGGCGACCTTCATGAGCCAGGTCTTACACACACCGCCACCGGCGTTATCGCTACCGTCGGGGCAGTACCTGCCTCCTAGCCTGACGACATTGCTGGACTGGACGCTGGTCAAAAATCCGGCCGAACGCCTGAGCGATGTGACAGAGCTGGCATTGCTGCTGGGTCAGGCAAATGTAGAATTGTTGCAGGCCAACCGGTCCGGACAACGTCAGGCACCAGTCGCGCCCCGGTCGCAAACGCTGGTTGCACCCGCGCCTGTACCTGAGCCAGTCAACGCGTATGAATACGAACCAATGGAAGAATCGCCAGCTAATACCACAAACTGGTCGATCATCCTGGCGGCACTGTTTGTCGTGGTATTGGCCGTCTTCGGTGTATTGTATAAAATGCGCCATAAAGAAGCTCCGGCTCAAACCTTGCCTGACTCAACGGTCACCAATACTGATTCGCTGAGTTCGGACGAGATAGCTACGGATTCAACCGCAGCGCCGTTTCAGGAGTCAACCGAAGAAGAGCCGGCAACCGACTCTGTCATCACCAATTCACCGCCTTCGGAGACGACCATAAATACGACGTCGGCTCCGCCAGTCGATTCAACAGCCGTACCCGATTCGAGTAGGCAGTAA
- a CDS encoding serine/threonine protein kinase — translation MATVRFNTQFPGYEILSELGRSNARILKARHLDTGDLVAIKHFALNTDPETLRRFQRESAIMTSIAHPNIVKVREVQLEAELPYIVMELIEGGSVCDLLKAQGHLDVPTTTRLGLQMAGAFRAIHAQGIVHRDVKPDNILYRPLPSGELHFLLTDFGVARLHEQSTTLTGQSLMTYEYASPEQFNDPKNVGVATDYYSLGVVLYECLTGKVPFALVDHSGIVTFMNKVLSEAPPVLTVSANGQSLGPFTPLLEGLLKKKATERLSDPDELTWLLKQAELAYLQAGRAGRVNQPTPAPTPVLEPHVVTQPQPEPLKPRVASTVKEPHSPKGIGTAKIMAFLAFALLILAGVYYITTKPNAQSTNKAGIGNSAITDQSTDSATTVAANAKPDTAAIRAQQRAEEAQRLERLRQEALIAAKKMKVKATNFKVGLFGGIKQLQLQLSNPTNLNFTYVVVQVNYIKDGGGLYKTETVYFNHVEPNSSPIQTAPDSDRGTKVTCKVLRYESPDIPQNSDSLATATESLN, via the coding sequence ATGGCTACCGTTCGATTTAACACCCAGTTTCCCGGATACGAAATACTGAGTGAATTAGGCCGTAGCAACGCCCGCATTCTCAAGGCCCGCCATCTGGATACGGGTGATCTGGTTGCGATCAAACACTTCGCCCTGAACACGGATCCCGAAACACTTCGTCGATTCCAGCGCGAATCGGCCATTATGACCAGCATTGCCCATCCCAACATCGTCAAGGTACGGGAGGTGCAACTGGAAGCCGAGCTGCCTTACATCGTGATGGAATTGATTGAAGGCGGTAGTGTGTGCGACCTGCTCAAAGCACAGGGTCATCTGGACGTTCCAACTACTACTCGGTTGGGCCTGCAGATGGCGGGGGCTTTCCGGGCCATTCACGCGCAGGGCATCGTTCACCGCGATGTTAAACCCGACAACATACTCTACCGGCCTTTACCGAGTGGTGAACTGCATTTTCTGCTCACCGACTTCGGCGTGGCCCGGCTACATGAGCAGTCAACAACCTTGACGGGCCAGTCGCTGATGACCTATGAATATGCCTCGCCGGAGCAGTTCAACGACCCTAAAAATGTGGGTGTAGCCACCGATTATTATTCGCTGGGCGTCGTGCTCTATGAATGTCTGACGGGCAAAGTGCCCTTTGCTCTAGTCGATCATTCGGGCATTGTTACGTTCATGAACAAGGTGCTTTCTGAAGCCCCGCCCGTCTTAACGGTTAGTGCCAACGGGCAGTCGCTCGGGCCGTTTACACCCTTACTGGAAGGGCTTTTAAAAAAGAAGGCGACTGAGCGATTGAGCGATCCCGACGAATTGACCTGGCTGCTCAAACAAGCAGAGCTTGCGTATTTACAAGCTGGTCGGGCTGGCCGAGTGAATCAGCCAACACCGGCCCCCACGCCCGTTTTAGAACCCCACGTGGTGACGCAGCCGCAACCAGAGCCCCTGAAGCCTAGAGTCGCTTCGACCGTAAAGGAGCCGCATTCGCCCAAAGGCATTGGAACGGCTAAAATCATGGCGTTCCTTGCTTTCGCGCTGCTTATCCTTGCCGGGGTGTATTACATTACCACCAAACCTAATGCCCAATCTACTAATAAAGCAGGCATAGGTAATTCGGCTATAACCGACCAGTCAACCGATAGTGCGACTACAGTAGCAGCGAATGCAAAACCCGACACAGCCGCTATTCGGGCACAGCAACGGGCCGAAGAAGCGCAACGACTGGAGCGGCTCCGGCAGGAAGCGCTGATCGCGGCTAAAAAGATGAAAGTCAAGGCAACCAACTTCAAGGTTGGCCTGTTTGGTGGCATCAAACAACTGCAGCTTCAGTTAAGCAATCCAACGAATTTGAACTTTACCTATGTAGTTGTGCAGGTGAATTATATCAAGGATGGTGGCGGCCTCTACAAAACAGAGACCGTGTATTTCAATCATGTGGAGCCCAATTCATCGCCCATCCAAACGGCTCCGGATAGTGATCGGGGAACGAAGGTTACGTGTAAAGTTTTACGGTACGAGTCGCCGGACATTCCCCAGAATTCAGACTCGCTGGCTACGGCAACCGAGTCGCTAAACTAA